One Micromonospora sp. WMMD1120 genomic region harbors:
- the manA gene encoding mannose-6-phosphate isomerase, class I gives MEPLYGPIRDYAWGSRSAIALLQGRPVPSAGPEAELWLGAHPGGPATVDRAGLRVSLCDLVRDEPGQWLGQQVSERFGGRLPFLLKVLAADAPLSLQAHPDAEQARAGYEAEAGLPAEQRNYSDPHHKPELLVALTPFEALCGFRDPGESAEALAAFGVPELAPVVAALRDGPAGLATAVRTLLNWPVARRHELLGAVVSASADSPDAELAHRLAKAYPGDPGVLVALLLHHVRLVPGEGIWMPAGNLHAYLSGCGVEIMAASDNVLRGGLTPKRVDVDELLRVLRFEVLDEPVRAAQPVGPGVDWWPVPVDDFALHRVRVDAALPSVTLPLPGPRVVLCAEGSITVDDGAGALTLVSGEAAIGTAAGEPLRIGGAGVAYVATSGLR, from the coding sequence GTGGAGCCACTGTACGGGCCGATCCGGGACTACGCCTGGGGATCGCGCTCGGCCATCGCCCTCCTGCAGGGGAGGCCGGTGCCCAGCGCGGGCCCGGAGGCGGAGCTGTGGTTGGGCGCCCACCCGGGCGGCCCGGCCACTGTCGACCGTGCCGGTCTGCGGGTCAGCCTCTGTGACCTGGTGCGGGACGAGCCCGGGCAGTGGCTCGGCCAGCAGGTGTCCGAGCGGTTCGGCGGTCGGCTGCCGTTCCTGCTCAAGGTGCTGGCCGCCGACGCCCCGCTGAGTTTGCAGGCCCATCCGGACGCCGAGCAGGCGCGGGCCGGCTACGAGGCGGAGGCGGGGCTCCCCGCGGAGCAGCGCAACTACTCCGACCCGCACCACAAGCCGGAGCTGCTTGTGGCGCTCACCCCGTTCGAGGCGTTGTGCGGTTTCCGGGACCCGGGGGAGTCGGCGGAGGCGCTCGCCGCGTTCGGCGTACCGGAGTTGGCGCCGGTGGTCGCCGCGTTGCGGGACGGGCCGGCGGGCCTGGCGACGGCGGTGCGGACGCTGCTCAACTGGCCGGTGGCCCGGCGGCACGAGCTGCTGGGCGCCGTGGTGTCGGCGTCGGCGGACAGCCCGGACGCGGAGCTGGCCCACCGGCTGGCCAAGGCGTACCCGGGCGACCCGGGCGTGCTGGTCGCGCTGCTTCTGCACCACGTGCGGCTGGTGCCGGGGGAGGGGATCTGGATGCCCGCCGGCAACCTGCACGCCTACCTCAGCGGCTGCGGGGTGGAGATCATGGCGGCCAGCGACAACGTGCTGCGCGGCGGTCTCACCCCGAAGCGGGTGGACGTCGACGAGTTGTTGCGGGTGCTGCGCTTCGAGGTGCTCGACGAGCCGGTGCGGGCCGCGCAGCCGGTCGGGCCGGGGGTCGACTGGTGGCCGGTTCCGGTCGACGACTTCGCGTTGCACCGGGTCCGCGTCGACGCCGCGCTGCCGTCGGTGACGCTGCCGCTGCCCGGTCCCCGGGTGGTGCTCTGCGCCGAGGGCTCGATCACGGTGGACGACGGGGCCGGCGCCCTGACGCTGGTCTCGGGCGAGGCGGCGATCGGCACGGCGGCAGGTGAGCCGTTGCGGATCGGTGGTGCCGGCGTCGCCTACGTGGCGACGTCCGGCCTGCGCTGA
- a CDS encoding Trm112 family protein has product MALDPQLLEILACPDTHHAPLTYDAEAQTLTCTECGRIFEVRDDVPVLLLDEARGGPGQPS; this is encoded by the coding sequence ATGGCCCTGGATCCGCAGTTGCTCGAGATCCTCGCCTGTCCGGACACGCACCACGCCCCGCTCACCTACGACGCCGAGGCGCAGACGTTGACCTGCACGGAGTGCGGCCGGATCTTCGAGGTCCGCGACGACGTGCCGGTGCTGCTGCTCGACGAGGCGCGCGGCGGCCCGGGGCAGCCGTCATGA
- a CDS encoding SIS domain-containing protein, with translation MIDGTAGVSGRRDADEALLDNPGALAEADPGDMLRHTASAGAQVRESAALAAEANLAVLADDGRPRAVVIAGIGTAGRTGDVLATVAGPRCPVPVIAHRSAGVPGWVGAADVVIAVSASGRSPEALGAAEAAHRRGARLVAVGAPDSRLQSIAEQARAPFIPVPRRAPARASLWALTVPVLLAARSLGLVKVNEADLAETAARLDADADRCRSTAESFVNPAKSLALGLAGSIPIVWGSSPLATVAARRFGDTLSANARYPVVTGALGEAGRGRVGLLDGVFGGLAEGERDIFADPTDDDGDATRLRLVLLRDGGLNADDDTDEPLAVEERRADAVQTLAERRGVRCDVVTAEGGSALERLASLVAVPDFASIYLALAHGLDPMAVPAITEMKELSNQ, from the coding sequence ATGATCGACGGTACGGCCGGGGTCAGCGGGCGCCGGGACGCCGACGAGGCCCTGCTCGACAACCCGGGTGCGTTGGCCGAGGCCGACCCGGGCGACATGCTCCGGCACACCGCGTCGGCAGGCGCGCAGGTCCGGGAGAGCGCCGCGCTGGCGGCCGAGGCGAACCTGGCGGTGCTCGCCGACGACGGGCGGCCCCGAGCCGTGGTCATCGCCGGCATCGGCACCGCCGGGCGTACCGGTGACGTGCTGGCCACCGTCGCCGGGCCGCGCTGCCCGGTCCCGGTCATCGCGCACCGCAGCGCCGGCGTGCCCGGTTGGGTGGGCGCGGCCGACGTGGTGATCGCGGTGAGCGCGTCCGGACGCAGCCCGGAGGCGCTCGGCGCCGCCGAGGCCGCGCACCGGCGGGGTGCCCGCCTGGTCGCCGTCGGCGCTCCCGACTCGCGGTTGCAGTCGATCGCCGAGCAGGCGCGGGCGCCGTTCATCCCGGTGCCCCGGCGTGCCCCGGCACGGGCCAGCCTCTGGGCGCTCACCGTGCCGGTCCTGCTCGCCGCCCGTTCACTCGGGCTGGTCAAGGTCAACGAGGCGGACCTGGCGGAGACCGCGGCCCGACTGGACGCGGACGCCGACCGGTGCCGCTCCACGGCGGAGTCCTTCGTCAACCCGGCGAAGTCCCTGGCGCTGGGTCTGGCCGGCTCGATTCCCATCGTCTGGGGCTCGTCCCCGCTGGCCACTGTCGCTGCCCGCCGCTTCGGTGACACCCTGTCGGCGAACGCCCGCTACCCGGTGGTGACCGGTGCGCTCGGCGAGGCCGGGCGGGGTCGGGTCGGCCTGCTCGACGGTGTCTTCGGCGGGCTGGCCGAGGGGGAGCGGGACATCTTCGCCGACCCGACGGACGACGACGGCGACGCCACCCGGCTGCGGTTGGTGCTGCTGCGCGACGGCGGCCTCAACGCCGACGACGACACCGACGAGCCGCTCGCTGTCGAGGAGCGCCGCGCGGACGCGGTGCAGACCCTCGCGGAACGTCGCGGCGTGCGGTGCGACGTGGTGACCGCCGAGGGCGGCTCGGCCCTGGAACGACTGGCCTCGCTGGTCGCCGTTCCGGATTTCGCCTCGATCTACCTGGCCCTGGCCCACGGCCTGGACCCGATGGCCGTTCCGGCCATCACCGAAATGAAGGAGCTGTCGAACCAGTGA
- a CDS encoding cation diffusion facilitator family transporter: MSANGGTKAIVAALLANVGIAVTKFVAFLLSGSSSMLAEAVHSVADSGNQGLLLLGGKRAKRAATPEHPFGYGRERYIYAFIVSIVLFSIGGLFALYEAYHKWHDPHGITEWQWLPVAVLVVAIVMESFSFRTAIKESNHIRGHQSWVRFIRRAKAPELPVVLLEDFGALVGLIFALFGVGLTLMTGDGRWDAAGTAMIGVLLVIIAVVLAIETKSLLLGEGAEASDVAAIERAVTAGPEVERIIHMKTLYLGPEELLVAAKIAVPEWESAHDLARGINAVEARIRAAVPIARVIYLEPDVYSAAAAQAGTGAAADTAVPQPQDVSGEAAGRPGG, encoded by the coding sequence ATGAGCGCGAACGGCGGGACGAAGGCGATCGTCGCCGCCCTGCTGGCCAACGTCGGCATCGCCGTCACCAAGTTCGTCGCGTTCCTGCTCTCCGGGTCGTCGTCGATGCTGGCCGAGGCGGTGCACTCGGTCGCCGACTCCGGCAACCAGGGCCTGCTGCTGCTCGGCGGCAAGCGGGCGAAGCGGGCGGCCACCCCGGAACACCCCTTCGGGTACGGCCGGGAGCGCTACATCTACGCGTTCATCGTGTCGATCGTGCTGTTCAGCATCGGTGGCCTGTTCGCGCTGTACGAGGCGTACCACAAGTGGCACGACCCGCACGGCATCACCGAGTGGCAGTGGTTGCCGGTGGCCGTGCTGGTGGTGGCGATCGTGATGGAGTCGTTCTCGTTCCGGACGGCCATCAAGGAGTCGAACCACATCCGGGGCCACCAGTCCTGGGTACGGTTCATCCGCCGGGCCAAGGCGCCCGAGCTGCCGGTCGTGCTCCTGGAGGATTTCGGGGCGCTGGTCGGTCTGATCTTCGCGCTGTTCGGGGTGGGGCTGACGCTGATGACCGGTGACGGTCGCTGGGACGCCGCCGGCACCGCGATGATCGGCGTGCTGCTGGTGATCATCGCGGTGGTGCTGGCCATCGAGACCAAGAGCCTGCTGCTCGGTGAGGGCGCGGAGGCGTCCGACGTCGCCGCCATCGAGCGGGCGGTCACCGCCGGCCCCGAGGTGGAGCGGATCATCCACATGAAGACGCTCTACCTGGGCCCGGAGGAGCTGCTGGTGGCCGCGAAGATCGCCGTTCCGGAGTGGGAGAGCGCGCACGACCTGGCCCGTGGCATCAACGCCGTGGAGGCACGCATCCGCGCCGCCGTGCCGATCGCCCGGGTGATCTACCTGGAGCCGGACGTCTACAGCGCGGCCGCCGCGCAGGCCGGCACCGGCGCCGCCGCCGACACGGCGGTGCCGCAGCCCCAGGACGTGTCGGGCGAGGCAGCCGGGCGGCCCGGGGGCTGA